In Mangifera indica cultivar Alphonso chromosome 1, CATAS_Mindica_2.1, whole genome shotgun sequence, a single genomic region encodes these proteins:
- the LOC123217866 gene encoding cytochrome P450 78A7-like: MESSQHYNAHKAWCLFSFFATANLFDSHDFFSFFLAFFFLALLTWAFAPAGIAWKNGRNSRGRIPIPGLRGLPFFGSLFFLSRCLPHRYLASMAKQRGNTELMAFSLGETPVVVSSHPVISREILTSPHFADRPVKQSARSLMFSRAIGFAPNGTYWRLLRRIASSRLFSPRRISTHEAGRQTDCDVMLRNIAREQKQNGYVLLRKHLQFAALNNIMGSVFGKRYDFERDQDELEELRQMVREGFDLLGAFNMCDYLPWISFFYDPCRIVERCSTLVPRVKQFVKRMIDQHRHNESRKTCDNGDFVDVLLSLDGDEKLQEDDMIAILWEMIFRGTDTTALLTEWVMAELVLNSEIQSKLQAEMERVVGDRAITDADVARLPYLQAVVKEALRVHPPGPLLSWARLSTSDVQLSNGMLVPANTTAMVNMWAITHDASVWEDAEVFKPERFLDADVDIRGSDLRLAPFGAGRRVCPGKNLGLAMVTLWVAKLVNRFNWVQDMANPVDLTEVMKLSCEMKKPLCAVVEERKN; the protein is encoded by the exons ATGGAGTCTTCACAGCATTACAATGCTCATAAAGCCTGGTGTCTCTTCAGTTTCTTCGCCACCGCTAATCTTTTCGATTCCCAtgatttcttctctttctttcttgcatttttctttcttgctctCCTCACGTGGGCATTTGCCCCCGCCGGCATCGCTTGGAAAAACGGAAGAAACTCTCGAGGTCGAATCCCCATTCCTGGGCTCAGAGGTCTTCCTTTTTTTGGAAGCTTATTCTTTTTAAGTCGCTGCTTGCCTCACCGTTATTTAGCTTCCATGGCGAAACAACGGGGTAACACCGAACTCATGGCTTTCAGTCTTGGAGAAACTCCTGTCGTTGTGTCGTCTCATCCAGTTATTTCGCGGGAGATTTTGACTTCTCCTCACTTTGCCGACCGCCCCGTGAAACAGTCTGCTCGCAGCCTCATGTTCAGCCGCGCCATCGGGTTCGCCCCTAACGGGACTTACTGGCGACTTCTTAGAAGAATTGCCTCTTCTCGTCTTTTCTCTCCTCGCCGCATTTCCACCCACGAGGCAGGCCGTCAAACCGACTGTGACGTCATGCTTCGAAACATCGCGCGCGAACAGAAGCAAAACGGCTACGTTTTGTTGCGCAAACACCTCCAGTTCGCTGCTTTGAACAATATCATGGGCAGCGTCTTCGGGAAAAGATACGATTTTGAACGTGACCAAGATGAGCTCGAAGAGCTTCGACAAATGGTGAGAGAAGGATTTGATCTCTTGGGCGCTTTCAACATGTGTGATTATTTGCCATGGATAAGTTTCTTTTATGACCCTTGTCGTATAGTTGAGCGTTGCTCAACACTCGTCCCCAGAGTTAAACAATTCGTTAAACGGATGATCGATCAACATAGACACAATGAGTCGAGGAAAACATGTGATAATGGTGATTTCGTTGACGTTTTGCTCTCTTTAGACGGTGACGAAAAACTACAAGAAGATGACATGATCGCTATCTTATGG GAGATGATCTTTAGAGGAACTGACACTACCGCTCTGTTAACTGAGTGGGTTATGGCCGAGTTGGTTTTGAACTCGGAAATACAATCCAAGCTTCAAGCGGAGATGGAAAGAGTGGTGGGTGACAGGGCCATTACGGATGCTGACGTGGCAAGACTACCGTACTTACAGGCGGTGGTGAAGGAGGCTTTGAGGGTCCACCCACCGGGCCCACTTCTCTCATGGGCGAGACTGTCAACATCGGACGTCCAGCTCAGCAATGGCATGCTGGTCCCAGCCAACACGACTGCCATGGTGAACATGTGGGCCATCACGCACGATGCCAGCGTGTGGGAGGACGCAGAGGTGTTTAAACCAGAGAGATTCTTGGATGCTGATGTGGACATCCGAGGCAGCGATCTGAGGCTGGCCCCTTTCGGGGCTGGTCGTCGGGTGTGCCCTGGGAAGAACCTGGGGCTAGCCATGGTAACCCTTTGGGTGGCTAAATTGGTGAACCGGTTCAATTGGGTTCAAGACATGGCGAACCCAGTTGACCTAACGGAGGTTATGAAGCTCTCTTGTGAAATGAAGAAGCCGTTGTGTGCTGTTGTGGAGGAAAGGAAGaattaa